In Paenibacillus sp. FSL R7-0345, a single window of DNA contains:
- a CDS encoding sugar ABC transporter permease — protein sequence MSSFVKQLNKHKVPYFFIAPAVILLTLFSIIPIIIALVISFTDMDLVGLADYSNIGGVGFSNYFDIFKDPIFLKSMYNTMIYVVIGVPLVVIFSMAVAMLLNYGSGWLFKSFRVIYYMPSITNIVAVAVVWGYLYNGTYGLFNYVLSWFDIPAQQWLQDPVLAKLSLILLAFWKSIGLNMIIFLAALQGIPRSYYEAAEIDGATGWKKIRFITVPLLGFATFFVTITTLIGWIQFFEEPLVMTKGGPLNSTMSMALFIYNNGFQLSKFGYAAAGSFVLFIIIIIVTLIQFAVKKKEVEY from the coding sequence GTGAGCTCATTTGTGAAGCAACTGAACAAGCATAAGGTACCATATTTCTTTATTGCTCCGGCAGTTATCCTGCTGACGCTGTTTTCGATCATTCCGATCATTATTGCACTTGTAATCAGTTTTACGGATATGGATCTGGTGGGCCTTGCAGATTATTCGAACATTGGCGGTGTAGGCTTTAGCAATTATTTTGATATTTTCAAGGATCCGATATTCCTGAAATCGATGTATAACACCATGATTTATGTTGTCATTGGCGTTCCATTGGTTGTTATTTTCTCTATGGCAGTTGCCATGCTGCTTAATTACGGCTCCGGCTGGCTGTTCAAAAGCTTCCGGGTCATTTACTATATGCCTTCCATCACTAATATCGTGGCTGTAGCCGTGGTGTGGGGCTATCTGTATAACGGAACCTACGGATTATTTAACTACGTACTCTCCTGGTTTGATATACCGGCCCAGCAGTGGCTTCAGGACCCCGTCCTGGCTAAATTGTCGCTGATTCTGCTGGCATTCTGGAAATCAATCGGACTAAATATGATTATCTTTCTGGCTGCACTGCAAGGCATTCCGCGTTCTTATTATGAAGCGGCCGAAATTGACGGTGCGACAGGCTGGAAGAAAATACGCTTCATCACGGTTCCCCTGCTGGGATTCGCCACTTTCTTTGTGACCATTACGACCTTGATCGGCTGGATTCAATTCTTCGAAGAACCGCTGGTAATGACCAAAGGCGGACCGCTGAATTCGACTATGTCCATGGCGCTCTTTATTTACAACAACGGGTTCCAGCTAAGTAAATTTGGTTATGCCGCTGCAGGTTCATTTGTGCTGTTCATTATCATTATTATCGTCACACTGATTCAATTCGCGGTCAAAAAGAAAGAAGTCGAATATTAA
- a CDS encoding carbohydrate ABC transporter permease → MALRMKRFEKSIMITLLIIGGLLMMVPFIWMIGSSFKPENEFTVIPPSLFPSHPTFDNYRDLFVKMDFLVYLKNTLIIVLCSFAGLFLNAMAGYAFAKFEFPGRDKFFYIILATMMIPGQVTMIPTYLIINQMGLVNTMAGIVLPGLVGAFAIFLFRQFMTTIPMDLLEAARLDGAGELRIFFQLMVPIVKPVFAVQGILTFIGAWNSFLWPLIIANDERLYTLSVGLSLLKGQYGTAFGLQMAGAAFMVVPIVIIFIFFQKHIIEGYTISGMK, encoded by the coding sequence ATGGCACTAAGAATGAAAAGATTTGAGAAAAGTATTATGATCACGCTGCTCATTATCGGAGGATTGCTGATGATGGTGCCGTTTATCTGGATGATTGGTTCATCCTTTAAGCCTGAAAATGAATTTACGGTGATTCCGCCGTCGCTTTTCCCGAGTCACCCTACGTTCGACAATTACCGTGATTTGTTTGTGAAAATGGACTTTTTGGTCTATCTGAAGAATACGCTGATTATCGTGCTTTGCTCTTTTGCAGGACTGTTCCTGAATGCGATGGCGGGCTATGCCTTTGCCAAATTTGAATTTCCCGGCCGGGATAAATTTTTCTATATTATCCTGGCTACCATGATGATTCCGGGACAGGTTACGATGATCCCGACTTACCTGATTATTAATCAGATGGGTCTGGTCAATACAATGGCAGGGATCGTGCTGCCTGGACTCGTCGGGGCGTTTGCCATCTTCCTGTTCCGCCAGTTCATGACTACCATTCCCATGGATCTGCTGGAAGCGGCAAGACTGGACGGGGCGGGCGAGCTGCGGATCTTTTTCCAGCTGATGGTGCCGATTGTGAAGCCGGTCTTTGCAGTGCAGGGAATCCTGACCTTTATCGGGGCCTGGAACAGCTTCCTGTGGCCGCTGATTATCGCCAATGACGAACGCCTGTACACCTTGTCTGTCGGTCTGTCTCTGCTAAAAGGCCAATACGGTACAGCGTTTGGGTTGCAGATGGCCGGTGCTGCCTTTATGGTTGTTCCGATCGTTATCATATTTATCTTCTTCCAGAAACATATCATAGAAGGATATACGATCTCCGGCATGAAATAG
- a CDS encoding LacI family DNA-binding transcriptional regulator: MATIKDVAKLAGVALSTASYAMSGDSKVSAKTKQKVLEAARQLNYQKNGFAMDLKRSRTNTIALILRDLSGPYYSELIRSIQDVALSNSYDLIACSSMGGKESTAVRYMLEKRVDGAIVLAHNISDEILHAAAGPRFPIVVMDRLIAGDGLINVVVDGEQGGYTATRLLIEQGHSSIAYISGPADSYDNALRYQGFLRAMNEAGLTEKAKWKLSGNFIREGGYKATKMMLMQGELPTAVFFANDEMAVGGMKAFEEAKVSVPEDISVIGFDDIQLAEYIQPPLTTIRQPMYESGSLAGHLLFQMLNGDAVNDFYKLKIELMERKSVINYG; this comes from the coding sequence ATGGCAACGATCAAGGATGTGGCAAAGCTTGCGGGGGTGGCCTTGTCGACGGCATCCTACGCGATGAGCGGTGACAGCAAAGTCAGCGCAAAAACGAAACAAAAGGTGCTGGAGGCGGCGAGACAGCTCAATTATCAGAAAAATGGTTTTGCCATGGATTTGAAACGGAGCCGGACTAATACAATAGCTTTAATCCTCAGAGATCTCTCGGGTCCTTATTATTCGGAACTGATCCGCAGCATTCAGGATGTGGCTCTATCGAACTCGTATGACCTGATTGCCTGCAGCTCCATGGGCGGGAAGGAATCGACTGCTGTCCGCTACATGCTAGAAAAACGGGTTGACGGTGCAATTGTGCTGGCCCATAACATTTCAGATGAGATTTTGCATGCTGCCGCAGGACCGCGTTTTCCGATTGTGGTGATGGACCGTCTGATTGCCGGCGATGGCCTGATAAACGTTGTAGTGGACGGGGAACAGGGCGGTTATACCGCAACCCGGCTCCTGATTGAACAGGGACATAGCTCGATTGCATACATTAGCGGGCCGGCCGATTCCTATGATAATGCACTGCGTTACCAGGGATTTCTGCGGGCAATGAACGAAGCAGGGCTTACTGAAAAAGCGAAATGGAAGCTCAGCGGGAATTTTATCCGTGAAGGCGGCTATAAAGCTACTAAAATGATGCTGATGCAGGGCGAGCTGCCGACAGCCGTTTTTTTTGCCAACGATGAAATGGCGGTCGGTGGCATGAAGGCCTTCGAGGAAGCCAAAGTATCGGTGCCGGAGGATATTTCGGTTATCGGCTTCGATGATATTCAGCTGGCCGAATATATTCAGCCCCCGCTGACGACGATCCGCCAGCCGATGTACGAATCAGGCTCGCTGGCCGGCCATCTGCTGTTCCAGATGCTTAACGGGGATGCGGTTAATGATTTTTACAAACTCAAGATTGAACTGATGGAACGGAAATCGGTTATAAACTACGGTTAA
- a CDS encoding alpha/beta hydrolase family protein yields MAYMKMSFFSETLGMATEAGVMLPLNAPPAAERDGKFPVLYLLHGLGGDHTEWTRHSAIERYAENRGLALVLPRADRSYYTDMKQGGAYFTYLSEELPRLIQRAFAVSDRREDTFVAGISMGGYGAFKLALRHPQRYAAAASLSGGLDIVRRVSGPNSFQPGEAARIFGPADELRGSGDDLFALAGRAAEAEVQPRFYQCCGTEDIMYDGNRAFLDRAVSAGLDISYEEGPGGHEWDYWDRQLTRILDWLPL; encoded by the coding sequence TTGGCATACATGAAGATGTCGTTTTTTTCAGAGACTCTCGGAATGGCTACTGAAGCAGGCGTGATGCTGCCGCTTAATGCTCCGCCTGCTGCAGAGCGGGACGGGAAGTTCCCGGTGCTGTATCTCCTGCACGGACTGGGCGGCGATCATACGGAGTGGACAAGGCATTCCGCCATTGAGCGTTATGCCGAGAACAGGGGCCTGGCGCTTGTCCTGCCCCGGGCTGACCGCAGCTACTATACAGATATGAAGCAGGGCGGTGCCTACTTCACCTATCTTAGTGAAGAATTGCCCCGGCTGATCCAGCGGGCATTTGCTGTCTCAGACCGCAGGGAGGATACCTTTGTGGCCGGCATCTCGATGGGCGGTTATGGCGCTTTTAAGCTCGCCCTGCGCCATCCGCAGCGCTATGCTGCAGCGGCCAGCCTTTCCGGCGGCCTGGATATTGTCCGGCGTGTAAGCGGACCGAACAGCTTTCAGCCCGGAGAGGCCGCCCGTATATTCGGCCCGGCGGATGAGCTGCGCGGCAGCGGAGATGATCTGTTCGCGCTTGCCGGCCGGGCGGCTGAAGCTGAAGTCCAGCCCCGGTTCTATCAGTGCTGCGGGACTGAGGATATTATGTATGACGGGAACCGTGCTTTTCTCGATCGGGCCGTGTCGGCCGGGCTGGATATCTCCTACGAGGAAGGCCCTGGAGGTCATGAGTGGGACTATTGGGACCGGCAGCTGACAAGAATACTGGACTGGCTTCCTTTGTAG
- the bglX gene encoding beta-glucosidase BglX has translation MSEHLYNKYVKQMTLEEKIAQLLQLAAPFYDEPGDESEITGPMEELGIGSEAVRNAGSVLGIAGASKMMAVQEEHLKNSRLGIPLLFMADIVHGFKTIFPIPLAIGSSWNPELAEKSAEVAAREAAVSGLHVTFAPMVDLTRDPRWGRVMESTGEDPYLNGVFAKAFVKGFQGDDLAGDHSRVAACVKHFAAYGAAEGGRDYNTVDMSERQLREYYLPAYKAAIDAGVEMVMTSFNIVDGIPATGNRKLLRDLLRTEWGFDGVIISDWASIKEMVAHGAAEDDKEAALKAILAGVDIDMMTTSYLHHLPQLVDKGLVDEALIDEAVLRILQLKEKLGLFDNPMRGADPELEKEIVFSAEHRQAARQLAEKSTVLLKNEGILPLQPEQRVALVGPFAASGDILGWWSWTGSKENAVKLSDAMRSAVGNPDLITVAEGSGIESITAEQKAEALNAAEAADVIVLAVGEASDMSGEGGSRTNIRLPEAQLELISLMKGVGKPVVTVLFNGRPLDLHGVYNQADAVLEAWFPGSEGGAALADLLYGKVNPSGRLTMSFPDSAGQIPVYYNNFNTGRPKPDVEDGNRYISKYIDAPNEPLLPFGFGLSYTTFAYEGLTLSSDTMTADQPLEVKVTLTNTGKTAGTETVQLYVRDISGEVVRPVKELKAFRQVELAPGESTEVTFTISEEQLRYHHSDLSVTSDNGRFNLFVGANSRDVLTAGFILHK, from the coding sequence ATGTCAGAGCATTTATATAACAAATACGTGAAGCAGATGACCCTTGAAGAGAAAATCGCCCAGCTGCTGCAGCTGGCAGCTCCATTCTATGACGAACCGGGGGATGAGTCGGAGATCACCGGACCGATGGAAGAGCTGGGCATCGGCAGCGAGGCTGTCCGGAATGCCGGATCAGTACTCGGTATCGCCGGCGCTTCGAAAATGATGGCGGTGCAAGAAGAGCATCTAAAAAATAGCCGGCTCGGTATCCCGCTGCTGTTCATGGCCGACATTGTTCACGGCTTTAAGACCATCTTCCCGATTCCGCTGGCGATCGGCAGCTCATGGAACCCGGAGCTGGCTGAGAAGAGCGCCGAGGTCGCAGCCAGGGAAGCAGCTGTCTCCGGACTGCATGTAACCTTTGCTCCTATGGTCGACCTGACACGTGATCCGCGCTGGGGCCGGGTAATGGAATCGACCGGCGAAGATCCGTATCTGAACGGAGTGTTTGCCAAGGCGTTCGTGAAGGGCTTCCAGGGCGATGACCTGGCAGGGGATCATTCCCGTGTGGCTGCATGCGTTAAGCACTTTGCCGCTTATGGCGCTGCGGAAGGCGGAAGGGACTACAACACCGTTGATATGTCCGAGCGGCAGCTGCGGGAATATTACCTCCCTGCCTACAAAGCGGCAATTGACGCCGGAGTCGAGATGGTGATGACCTCGTTCAACATCGTAGACGGTATTCCGGCAACCGGCAACCGCAAGCTGCTGCGTGACCTGCTGCGCACAGAATGGGGCTTTGACGGAGTGATCATTTCAGACTGGGCCTCCATTAAGGAAATGGTCGCGCATGGTGCGGCAGAGGATGATAAAGAGGCGGCATTGAAGGCGATCCTTGCCGGTGTCGATATCGATATGATGACAACCAGCTATCTGCATCATCTGCCTCAGCTGGTGGATAAAGGCCTTGTTGATGAAGCCTTAATTGATGAAGCAGTACTGCGTATCCTGCAGCTCAAAGAAAAGCTCGGCTTGTTTGACAATCCGATGCGCGGAGCTGATCCGGAGCTGGAAAAGGAAATTGTATTCTCCGCTGAACACCGCCAGGCGGCGCGTCAGCTGGCTGAGAAATCGACCGTGCTGCTGAAGAATGAAGGTATACTGCCGCTCCAGCCGGAGCAGAGGGTAGCATTAGTCGGACCGTTTGCAGCCAGCGGCGATATTCTCGGCTGGTGGTCGTGGACCGGCTCCAAGGAAAATGCGGTGAAGCTCAGTGATGCCATGCGTTCGGCAGTTGGCAATCCTGATCTTATAACAGTAGCCGAAGGTTCAGGCATTGAGTCGATTACCGCTGAGCAGAAGGCAGAAGCACTGAATGCAGCTGAAGCGGCCGATGTGATTGTGCTGGCAGTCGGCGAAGCATCCGACATGAGCGGCGAAGGCGGCAGCCGCACCAATATAAGACTGCCGGAGGCGCAGCTGGAATTGATCTCGCTTATGAAGGGAGTCGGCAAACCAGTGGTTACCGTACTTTTCAACGGCCGTCCGCTTGATCTGCATGGCGTGTATAATCAGGCGGATGCGGTGCTGGAAGCCTGGTTCCCGGGTAGTGAAGGCGGTGCTGCACTGGCGGACCTGCTCTATGGCAAGGTTAATCCTTCCGGCCGGCTGACAATGTCGTTCCCGGATTCCGCAGGCCAGATTCCGGTTTATTATAACAACTTCAATACTGGCCGTCCTAAGCCGGACGTAGAGGATGGCAACCGTTATATCTCCAAATATATCGACGCACCAAATGAACCGCTGCTGCCATTCGGGTTTGGACTAAGCTACACCACCTTTGCTTATGAAGGACTGACGCTCTCCTCTGACACAATGACAGCGGATCAGCCGCTTGAGGTCAAGGTCACACTGACCAATACCGGCAAAACAGCAGGAACAGAGACAGTTCAGCTGTATGTACGCGACATTTCCGGTGAAGTTGTCCGTCCGGTCAAGGAGTTGAAGGCATTCCGGCAGGTTGAGCTGGCCCCTGGCGAAAGCACGGAAGTCACTTTTACGATCAGTGAAGAACAGCTGCGCTATCATCACAGTGACCTCAGTGTTACCAGCGACAATGGCAGGTTTAATCTATTTGTGGGCGCGAACAGCCGTGATGTGCTGACTGCCGGCTTCATTTTGCATAAGTAA
- a CDS encoding cellobiose phosphorylase, with amino-acid sequence MTTATGSKLTLQKGGLTFTFLESGDLSQATGGQMMINQLLANSVDGGAGNLYIRLHQPDGIQAYPLLGVKSGSTFSRDGERLVWQGEIPAVNGAQEKLTYQVTFTLADEDTWFWDVRVKGKSDLLDVVYTQDVGIAAPGAVTSNEAYLSQYIDQAVFTDQAGGYVVCSRQNQPQGGKFPYLQQGLIGGAAGYSTDGFQFFGLSYKETDRPEALYQESLANKIYQYEFAYTALQSPKTGLDGEVSFTFYGLFREDHPAAVTELEFADSLRIAWSSVQELAPVKPDGGRPEETAAASRIGAPLQTQELSEAEIAALFPQRFQEEREDGELLAFFTDTYEHIVLKRKELLVERPHGHILMSGDNARLNAEVITTTSYMYGIFNSQVVIGNTNFNKMLSNARNALNVNKTSGQRIYVELDGQFRLLTMPSLFEIGFNYARWHYKTAEDTFVITNYTAVNAPEIRLHVRAASGKAYRFLISNQITMNVAEYELPYHMEQDADGGLVFRADGTGLSASVYPELAYKITVDGTAFKAGDESLLAPGAAPGSASLTVLELDSSSEWTLTFQGMLDGQSRPAAAGGFEAERNGYREFLADVMNGFQLQNEGGEQSELFKVNALAWWYTHNMLVHYSVPHGLEQYGGAAWGTRDVCQGPVEYFLATHKYEQVREILLTVFAHQYEDDGNWPQWFMFDKYTSIQQEESHGDIIVWPLKVLGDYLRATRDYAVLDEQIPYTRKHSFDFTESAYTLREHALKELDYIKTHFLHNTFLSSYGDGDWDDTLQPANAQLKQYMVSSWTVALTYQTVLGLSSVLKDTDAVWSQELKQMAEGIKADFNRYMLGTEVIPGFLYFEDPEQAKLMLHPDDNETGIQYRLLPMTRSMIGELLTPEQMEAHYKLIQEQFLCPDGVRLMNHPAQYAGGVSTHFKRAEQAANFGREIGLQYVHAHIRFVEAMAKIGKTDQVWKGLATINPVGIRDAVPNAELRQSNAYFSSSDGKFDNRYEAQERFHELRDGSVPVKGGWRIYSSGPGIYMNQLISNVLGIREDGGDLILDPVLPAELDGTRFDFEYGGSPVTFVYHCKEGVLRSAAVNGQEVQAERLANPYRLGGLRIAREEIQRFAGTERIIIDIYM; translated from the coding sequence ATGACAACTGCAACCGGATCAAAACTGACACTGCAAAAAGGCGGTCTAACATTTACTTTTCTGGAAAGCGGAGACCTGAGCCAGGCGACTGGCGGCCAAATGATGATTAACCAGCTGCTGGCAAACAGTGTTGACGGTGGTGCGGGAAATCTGTATATCCGCCTGCATCAGCCGGACGGTATTCAGGCCTATCCGCTGCTCGGAGTCAAATCGGGCAGCACCTTCAGCCGGGACGGGGAGCGGCTCGTGTGGCAGGGCGAAATTCCTGCAGTAAACGGGGCTCAGGAAAAGCTTACTTATCAGGTAACGTTTACTTTAGCGGACGAGGATACCTGGTTCTGGGATGTGCGGGTGAAAGGCAAGTCGGACCTGCTGGATGTTGTATACACCCAGGATGTCGGGATTGCTGCGCCGGGTGCCGTTACCAGCAATGAGGCTTATTTGTCCCAATATATTGATCAGGCCGTGTTCACGGATCAGGCCGGAGGTTATGTTGTCTGCTCCCGGCAGAACCAGCCGCAGGGCGGGAAGTTCCCTTATCTGCAGCAGGGGCTGATAGGCGGAGCAGCTGGCTATTCCACTGACGGCTTCCAGTTCTTTGGCTTGTCCTATAAAGAGACTGACAGACCGGAAGCACTGTACCAGGAGAGTCTGGCTAACAAAATTTATCAATATGAATTCGCCTATACAGCATTGCAGTCTCCGAAGACTGGGCTTGACGGTGAAGTCTCGTTTACCTTCTACGGCTTGTTCCGCGAAGATCATCCGGCAGCTGTAACAGAGCTGGAATTCGCCGATAGTCTGCGGATTGCCTGGAGCAGTGTGCAAGAACTTGCACCTGTGAAGCCAGACGGCGGCCGGCCGGAAGAGACAGCAGCAGCTTCCCGAATCGGGGCTCCGCTACAGACACAGGAGCTGTCCGAAGCAGAGATCGCAGCACTGTTCCCGCAACGGTTCCAGGAAGAGCGGGAGGATGGCGAGCTGTTAGCCTTCTTTACTGACACCTATGAGCATATTGTCCTTAAGCGCAAAGAGCTGCTTGTTGAACGGCCACATGGGCATATTCTGATGAGCGGGGACAATGCGCGGCTGAATGCAGAGGTCATTACAACTACTTCTTATATGTACGGGATTTTCAACTCCCAGGTTGTTATCGGCAATACCAATTTCAATAAAATGCTGTCAAATGCCCGCAACGCGCTGAACGTCAATAAAACGTCCGGCCAGCGTATTTATGTAGAGCTGGATGGACAGTTCCGTCTGCTGACTATGCCGTCGCTGTTTGAGATCGGCTTCAACTATGCCCGCTGGCACTACAAGACGGCTGAAGATACCTTCGTAATTACGAATTACACAGCGGTAAACGCTCCGGAAATCCGGCTGCATGTCCGTGCGGCCAGCGGAAAAGCATACCGTTTCCTGATCAGCAACCAGATAACCATGAACGTGGCAGAATATGAGCTGCCGTATCATATGGAACAGGATGCAGACGGCGGACTGGTCTTCCGGGCTGACGGGACTGGCTTAAGTGCATCTGTATACCCTGAGCTGGCATACAAGATCACTGTGGACGGTACGGCGTTTAAAGCAGGGGATGAATCCCTGCTGGCACCCGGAGCAGCGCCAGGCAGTGCTTCCCTGACCGTGCTTGAGCTGGATTCAAGCAGCGAGTGGACCCTTACCTTCCAGGGAATGCTGGACGGTCAATCCCGTCCTGCAGCAGCTGGCGGCTTCGAAGCGGAAAGAAACGGTTACCGTGAATTCCTGGCAGATGTCATGAACGGCTTCCAGCTGCAGAATGAAGGCGGGGAGCAGTCAGAGCTGTTTAAGGTAAATGCCTTGGCCTGGTGGTACACCCACAATATGCTGGTCCACTATTCCGTCCCTCACGGACTTGAGCAGTATGGCGGCGCAGCCTGGGGAACACGGGATGTGTGCCAGGGACCGGTTGAATACTTCCTGGCTACCCATAAATATGAACAGGTACGGGAGATTCTGCTGACCGTCTTTGCTCACCAGTATGAGGATGACGGCAACTGGCCGCAATGGTTCATGTTCGACAAGTACACTTCGATCCAGCAGGAAGAGAGCCATGGTGATATTATTGTGTGGCCGCTCAAGGTACTTGGTGATTACCTGCGGGCAACCCGTGATTATGCAGTGCTGGATGAGCAGATTCCATATACCCGCAAGCACAGCTTTGACTTTACAGAATCAGCTTACACCTTGAGAGAACATGCGCTTAAGGAACTGGATTACATCAAGACCCACTTCCTGCATAATACCTTCCTGTCCTCCTATGGTGACGGGGACTGGGATGACACACTGCAGCCGGCGAATGCCCAGCTCAAGCAGTATATGGTCAGCAGCTGGACTGTAGCTTTGACTTATCAGACAGTTCTGGGCCTGTCCAGTGTACTGAAGGATACTGATGCTGTCTGGTCCCAAGAGCTGAAGCAGATGGCTGAAGGGATAAAAGCCGACTTTAACCGTTATATGCTGGGCACCGAAGTAATCCCGGGCTTCCTGTACTTCGAGGATCCTGAGCAGGCGAAGCTGATGCTGCATCCGGATGACAACGAGACAGGCATCCAGTACCGTCTTCTGCCGATGACCCGCAGTATGATCGGCGAGCTGCTTACTCCGGAGCAGATGGAGGCGCACTACAAGCTGATTCAGGAACAGTTCCTGTGCCCTGACGGTGTGCGGCTGATGAACCATCCGGCACAGTATGCCGGCGGTGTCAGCACGCATTTCAAACGAGCAGAGCAAGCAGCTAACTTTGGCCGTGAAATCGGGCTGCAGTACGTGCACGCCCACATCCGCTTCGTCGAAGCGATGGCCAAGATCGGGAAGACCGATCAGGTCTGGAAAGGCCTTGCAACCATCAACCCGGTTGGTATCCGCGATGCTGTACCGAATGCCGAGCTGCGCCAGAGCAATGCTTATTTCAGCAGCTCCGACGGGAAATTTGACAACCGTTATGAAGCGCAGGAACGTTTCCACGAGCTGCGTGACGGGTCCGTTCCGGTCAAAGGCGGCTGGAGAATCTATTCCAGCGGTCCCGGAATCTACATGAACCAGCTGATTTCAAATGTGCTGGGGATCCGTGAAGACGGCGGCGATCTGATTCTCGATCCGGTACTGCCTGCTGAGCTGGACGGCACACGCTTTGATTTCGAATACGGCGGTTCGCCGGTGACCTTTGTTTATCACTGCAAAGAGGGCGTATTGCGCTCGGCTGCCGTAAACGGCCAGGAAGTACAGGCTGAGCGGCTCGCGAATCCTTACCGGCTTGGCGGTCTGCGTATTGCGCGTGAAGAGATTCAACGTTTTGCAGGTACAGAGAGAATAATCATCGATATTTATATGTAA
- a CDS encoding TetR/AcrR family transcriptional regulator — MEREEDLNRRVRRTRQALKTAIVDLILEKGYEAVTIMDIAERADYNRGTFYKHFVSKEDLLRDIHDDFLRNISEVLLQPYEGLEQIAATRIYPSTLQLFQHIELHKREYLALTSAQRGKTSVELYDTMRRSMREDMHIEMEGGSPPLDYEILLSYQLSATVGVIDYWAETNFKYSAEYMAGQLMALVNSRMDHIVFKRN; from the coding sequence TTGGAACGCGAAGAGGATTTGAACAGAAGGGTCAGACGCACGCGGCAGGCACTGAAGACAGCCATTGTTGATCTGATCCTGGAAAAGGGCTATGAGGCTGTGACCATTATGGATATTGCCGAGCGTGCGGACTATAACCGCGGAACCTTTTATAAACATTTTGTAAGCAAAGAGGATTTACTGCGGGACATTCACGATGATTTTCTGCGTAATATTTCGGAGGTGCTGCTGCAGCCTTATGAAGGCCTGGAACAGATTGCGGCTACGCGGATTTATCCCTCCACACTGCAGCTGTTTCAGCATATTGAGCTGCATAAACGGGAATATCTTGCTTTAACCTCCGCCCAGCGCGGAAAAACCTCAGTCGAGCTCTACGATACAATGCGGAGGTCGATGCGTGAGGATATGCATATCGAGATGGAGGGGGGCAGCCCCCCGCTCGATTATGAAATTTTGCTGAGCTATCAGCTGTCGGCTACTGTAGGTGTCATTGACTACTGGGCCGAAACAAACTTTAAATATTCTGCCGAATACATGGCCGGGCAATTAATGGCGCTCGTTAACAGCAGAATGGATCATATTGTGTTTAAAAGAAACTGA
- a CDS encoding glucose 1-dehydrogenase, which translates to MSQSQVKTAVITGAAGGIGKELARRLAERKLNLVLVDLNEEAIRAVIQELGLNDSNSLAVTADVSKEEDVQNYVNQAVAKFGTIDYFANNAGIEGPSGLVEELNVKSLDLVYNVNVRGVFLGLQYVIPVMKKQKSGAILNTSSLAGLMGAPGMSPYIMSKHAVIGLTRVTANELAPFGIRVNAVLPGTINTQMMRKIEKNSGSADEFKAANEAATPMGRYGEPQEVAAVMNFLLSEEASFVTASLYTVDGGMIGQ; encoded by the coding sequence ATGAGTCAATCACAAGTCAAAACAGCTGTCATCACAGGTGCCGCTGGCGGTATCGGAAAAGAACTTGCCCGTCGTTTAGCCGAACGCAAGCTGAATCTGGTTCTGGTCGATTTGAATGAAGAAGCCATTCGTGCAGTCATTCAGGAGCTTGGCTTAAACGACTCCAACTCACTGGCTGTTACAGCTGATGTATCCAAAGAGGAAGATGTGCAGAACTACGTGAATCAGGCGGTAGCAAAATTCGGTACAATCGATTATTTTGCCAACAATGCCGGTATTGAAGGCCCGTCGGGTCTGGTGGAAGAACTGAACGTGAAGTCGCTTGACCTGGTATATAACGTCAATGTCCGCGGCGTATTCCTTGGACTGCAATATGTCATTCCTGTGATGAAAAAACAAAAATCCGGCGCGATCCTCAACACCTCCTCACTGGCAGGCCTGATGGGTGCTCCGGGAATGTCTCCATATATTATGTCTAAGCATGCGGTGATCGGCCTGACCCGTGTTACTGCCAATGAGCTTGCACCGTTCGGTATCCGCGTCAACGCCGTACTGCCGGGAACAATCAACACGCAAATGATGCGCAAGATCGAGAAAAATTCAGGCAGCGCCGATGAATTCAAAGCAGCTAATGAGGCTGCTACACCAATGGGACGTTACGGTGAACCGCAGGAGGTTGCGGCTGTTATGAACTTCCTGCTTTCTGAGGAAGCTTCATTCGTTACTGCTTCGCTCTACACCGTAGACGGCGGGATGATCGGTCAATAA